One part of the Treponema sp. OMZ 787 genome encodes these proteins:
- a CDS encoding DUF4340 domain-containing protein has translation MKNFFKLKKYTQTLIFINIFFVLVLIFVNIPKSEADIFNGSLVSKQNIKNIDEIIFTIPDNSLPPRFNELRLIKKKDNFILNTQAGEYKVQPELIERLFSVLSTKQNFKLISDSVKQYTNFGLDEDHASRLQLLRSDKTIIGDFVFGKNDTLGINRYVRIDARTKIFIMPDVMSSFLTLRPGVWLDLQIYKHKLDKGSIRLIEKNKGSIIRSNKNEKAFDELETFLKQFSCIDIFPAFLINNSETEEVKLILGSREEIKILFTPMEGGDFILFDSALNNSYVISGYTKRRIDSILNSIYSTD, from the coding sequence ATGAAAAACTTTTTTAAATTAAAAAAATATACTCAAACACTGATTTTTATAAATATTTTTTTTGTGTTAGTTTTAATTTTTGTAAATATACCTAAATCCGAAGCTGATATTTTTAACGGTTCCCTTGTTTCAAAACAAAATATTAAAAACATAGATGAGATTATTTTTACCATTCCTGACAATTCTCTTCCGCCTCGTTTTAACGAATTAAGGTTAATCAAAAAAAAAGATAATTTTATTTTGAATACTCAGGCCGGAGAATATAAGGTTCAGCCGGAATTAATCGAAAGACTTTTTTCTGTGTTGAGTACCAAACAAAATTTTAAACTTATAAGCGATTCTGTAAAACAATATACTAATTTCGGCTTGGATGAAGATCATGCTTCACGTTTGCAGCTTTTGCGTTCCGATAAAACCATAATCGGCGATTTTGTTTTCGGAAAAAATGATACGCTTGGCATAAACCGTTATGTACGCATAGATGCCCGTACCAAAATTTTTATTATGCCCGATGTTATGTCTTCTTTTTTAACTCTAAGGCCGGGTGTCTGGCTTGACCTTCAAATTTATAAACATAAGTTAGACAAAGGTTCAATTCGCCTTATCGAAAAAAATAAGGGTTCGATAATACGCTCAAACAAAAACGAAAAGGCCTTTGATGAGTTGGAAACATTTTTAAAACAATTTTCATGTATAGATATTTTTCCCGCTTTTCTCATAAACAATTCCGAAACCGAGGAAGTAAAATTGATTTTAGGAAGCAGGGAAGAAATAAAAATTTTGTTTACTCCGATGGAAGGCGGCGATTTTATTTTATTTGATTCCGCTTTAAATAATTCCTATGTTATAAGCGGATACACAAAACGCCGCATCGATTCCATCTTAAATTCTATTTACTCTACAGACTGA
- a CDS encoding carboxypeptidase regulatory-like domain-containing protein, with protein MSFVKGIIRDKNKKPVSHAKVALLTERFEIIVSGEADEAGCFCLETESKKYPYFIASKGFNENFLEFWGYNIDLRQNVEINPKLGKIEIFSLIFFPSLDTDNTMMVYFRPMSSKLLLGEEKAIAPELNTDDITVSVNGDFHEIVTMRVINETVDKGVEPIKAYALKIEMDGIEFDGKNKLEISITKDEDYGEAVLFF; from the coding sequence ATGAGTTTTGTAAAGGGAATTATTAGGGATAAAAATAAAAAGCCCGTAAGTCATGCAAAAGTGGCTCTTTTAACCGAAAGATTTGAAATTATTGTAAGCGGCGAAGCTGATGAAGCCGGATGTTTTTGTTTAGAAACCGAATCAAAAAAATACCCTTATTTTATCGCTTCAAAAGGTTTCAATGAAAATTTCCTTGAATTTTGGGGCTACAATATAGATTTGAGGCAAAATGTCGAAATAAATCCTAAACTGGGAAAAATAGAAATTTTCAGTTTGATATTTTTCCCGTCTTTGGATACGGATAATACCATGATGGTTTATTTTCGTCCAATGAGCTCAAAACTTCTTTTAGGGGAAGAAAAGGCCATAGCTCCGGAGCTTAATACCGACGATATAACAGTTTCGGTAAACGGAGATTTTCATGAAATCGTTACTATGAGGGTTATCAACGAGACTGTCGACAAGGGTGTTGAACCCATAAAAGCCTATGCCTTAAAAATAGAAATGGACGGCATAGAATTTGACGGAAAAAATAAGCTTGAAATAAGTATAACAAAGGATGAAGACTACGGCGAAGCCGTTTTGTTTTTTTAG
- a CDS encoding DEAD/DEAH box helicase → MLITFKELGLDDIVLKAVEAKGFEEPTPIQVLAIPRLLSGEANVIAKARTGTGKTAAFGLPLVQELRSNTGKVRALILVPTRELAVQVAGELESFRIEEFPRITTVYGGAAIGPQLRSLKTGVEIVVGTPGRVMDHLERGSLKIEDIEYFILDEADEMLNMGFIEDIENIFSKANPEARVLMFSATMPKQILAIASDFMGDYEIVEEEPQEERASLTEQFFWVVREGDKTEALVRLIDTSPNFYGLVFCQTKIDADDVAKELDERHYEAAALHGDIPQSQREKILERFRSKKTRILVATDVAARGIDIEGITHVVNYAIPYDGPTYTHRIGRTGRAGAAGIAVSFVRPNEVKRIEYLRKHARGELKEGKLPSIEQVIEIKRTRILKETAAQIEKRINEEKPEQGFSAFANKLTEYGDAQTVLSFILQMQYGSFLSPSHYKTIKPVRSEGRIRKSDDDSLRLYIGVGRKDGITKRKLAEMLSRLLSIPERLVDDIEVMDRFSLATMPKNAANDALRLCKKKRGLPHMHIDAKTEAPASYGSKRPKRGLSSKPKRDTKKKKETSNSASKYKRK, encoded by the coding sequence ATGTTAATTACTTTTAAAGAATTGGGACTTGACGATATAGTCCTTAAAGCAGTTGAAGCCAAGGGCTTTGAAGAGCCTACTCCTATTCAGGTTTTGGCCATTCCCCGCCTTCTTTCCGGAGAGGCAAATGTTATAGCTAAGGCTAGGACCGGAACGGGAAAGACGGCTGCCTTTGGGCTCCCCCTTGTGCAGGAGCTGCGTTCAAATACCGGAAAGGTGAGAGCCCTCATCTTGGTACCGACCAGAGAGCTGGCCGTTCAGGTCGCAGGTGAACTTGAATCTTTTAGAATCGAAGAGTTTCCCCGTATCACTACAGTTTACGGAGGAGCTGCAATCGGCCCTCAGCTCCGCAGCTTAAAAACCGGTGTCGAAATCGTTGTAGGAACTCCCGGCCGGGTGATGGATCATCTTGAGCGGGGCTCCTTAAAAATAGAAGATATAGAATATTTTATTTTGGATGAAGCCGACGAAATGCTGAACATGGGTTTTATCGAAGACATAGAAAATATCTTTTCAAAGGCAAATCCCGAAGCCCGCGTTTTAATGTTTTCGGCTACGATGCCCAAGCAGATATTGGCCATCGCCTCCGACTTTATGGGTGACTATGAAATTGTAGAAGAAGAGCCCCAAGAAGAAAGAGCCTCTTTAACCGAGCAATTTTTTTGGGTAGTCAGGGAAGGTGATAAAACCGAAGCCCTTGTCCGCCTTATAGACACAAGCCCTAACTTTTACGGCCTAGTGTTTTGTCAAACCAAAATCGATGCCGATGATGTTGCAAAAGAACTTGATGAAAGGCACTACGAAGCTGCCGCCCTCCATGGGGACATTCCTCAAAGCCAAAGGGAAAAAATTTTGGAACGTTTTAGATCAAAAAAGACCCGCATCCTTGTTGCAACCGATGTTGCCGCCCGCGGTATCGACATTGAAGGCATCACGCACGTTGTAAACTATGCAATTCCCTATGACGGGCCGACCTATACCCACCGTATCGGAAGAACCGGCCGTGCCGGAGCTGCGGGTATTGCAGTCAGCTTTGTCCGCCCTAACGAGGTAAAAAGAATCGAGTACCTGCGCAAACATGCCCGGGGCGAATTAAAAGAGGGTAAGCTTCCTTCAATCGAACAAGTTATCGAAATCAAAAGAACCCGTATCTTAAAAGAAACGGCTGCTCAAATCGAAAAAAGAATAAATGAAGAAAAACCCGAACAAGGCTTTTCGGCTTTTGCAAATAAGCTTACGGAATACGGAGATGCTCAAACCGTGCTTTCCTTTATTCTTCAAATGCAGTACGGTTCATTTTTATCTCCCTCTCACTATAAGACAATTAAGCCCGTCCGCTCCGAAGGCCGCATACGTAAATCCGATGACGATAGCTTACGCCTTTATATAGGAGTCGGCCGAAAAGACGGAATTACAAAGCGTAAACTGGCCGAAATGCTAAGCCGCCTTCTTTCAATCCCTGAAAGACTGGTAGACGATATTGAGGTCATGGATAGGTTTTCTCTTGCTACGATGCCTAAAAATGCAGCAAATGATGCCTTACGCCTTTGCAAAAAGAAAAGAGGTCTTCCGCATATGCACATTGACGCAAAAACCGAAGCCCCTGCCTCTTACGGCTCTAAAAGGCCTAAACGAGGATTGTCTTCAAAACCAAAAAGAGACACAAAAAAGAAAAAAGAAACTTCAAACTCTGCTTCAAAATATAAACGCAAATAG
- a CDS encoding GldG family protein yields the protein MKKEYKLQFILFVLMLVLISLVSSKLYFRFDMTKEKNYTLSSYTKELLTHLEASVKVTWFKSANVDAFFPSLKYLDDMLTEYKQHSKGKFNVSVKDTSDLSPEAVTKLGIVPREIEAQDNAVTIIHKLYSGFMIEYMGETRIIPFIDDVDTLEYDIARFILSMRDSAMGNIQSSTVSLIANPALLESDYSYVIPWLEYSGFNVLPLKLPIDTVPQDNPLLVIGSDYLDYASAAAIDIFLQKEGRAVFFVSGNTVDVKGSWKAKPKVKDFLLDVLSHHGFYINSDTALDLINNFRLTMSQVDNRGTKLINYPFWIRFPLSGIKETNPIFAGYSPLISFWPSSIDLDLNKNPNLVPYLFTGKNSLTVLDSYSTDPLENHFKKFEDASFKPSVIAAGQTKPSRILVISDEYMISRTIDYTGSTYNMDFMVNCVEYISLKDNLLLLKNKKHSPLPFKQVEDRISLIFRARLFSLILLPLFILISGLYMFIKQRRLR from the coding sequence ATGAAAAAAGAATATAAGCTTCAATTTATACTTTTTGTTTTAATGCTTGTTTTAATTTCTCTTGTTTCTTCAAAATTATATTTTCGATTCGATATGACAAAAGAAAAAAACTATACATTGTCTTCTTATACAAAAGAATTATTGACTCATCTTGAAGCTTCGGTAAAAGTAACTTGGTTTAAAAGTGCTAATGTAGATGCTTTTTTCCCGTCATTAAAATATCTTGACGATATGCTTACAGAATATAAGCAGCATTCCAAAGGTAAATTTAATGTTTCGGTAAAAGATACCTCAGACCTCTCTCCTGAAGCTGTAACAAAACTAGGAATAGTCCCCCGCGAAATAGAAGCTCAAGATAATGCCGTTACAATAATCCATAAATTGTATTCCGGGTTTATGATAGAATACATGGGAGAAACAAGGATCATACCTTTTATCGATGATGTAGATACATTGGAGTATGACATTGCAAGATTCATTTTAAGTATGCGGGATTCGGCTATGGGAAATATTCAATCATCAACAGTTTCTTTGATTGCAAATCCGGCCTTGCTTGAAAGCGATTACTCTTATGTAATTCCGTGGCTTGAATATTCAGGTTTTAATGTTCTGCCCTTAAAGCTGCCCATAGATACAGTGCCTCAGGACAATCCTCTTTTGGTCATAGGTTCTGATTATTTAGATTACGCTTCGGCAGCTGCGATAGATATATTTTTACAAAAAGAGGGTAGGGCAGTTTTTTTTGTTTCCGGGAATACAGTGGATGTAAAAGGCTCATGGAAAGCAAAACCCAAGGTTAAAGATTTCTTATTGGATGTTCTTTCGCATCACGGTTTTTATATAAATTCCGATACGGCTCTCGATTTGATAAATAATTTCCGTCTTACGATGTCTCAGGTTGATAACCGGGGAACAAAGTTAATAAATTATCCTTTTTGGATTCGATTTCCGTTAAGCGGTATTAAAGAAACTAATCCGATATTTGCCGGATATAGTCCGTTAATTTCTTTTTGGCCTTCTTCAATAGATCTTGATTTAAACAAAAATCCTAATCTTGTTCCTTATTTGTTTACGGGAAAAAATTCTTTGACCGTTCTCGATTCTTACAGCACAGACCCTCTTGAAAATCATTTTAAAAAATTTGAAGATGCATCTTTTAAGCCTTCAGTAATTGCTGCCGGTCAAACAAAGCCTTCCCGCATTTTGGTGATAAGCGACGAGTATATGATAAGCCGTACAATAGACTATACCGGTTCTACCTATAATATGGATTTTATGGTTAACTGTGTAGAATATATTTCTTTAAAAGATAATCTTCTTTTATTAAAAAATAAAAAACATTCTCCTCTTCCATTTAAACAAGTTGAAGATAGAATAAGCCTTATATTCAGAGCAAGACTGTTTTCTCTTATACTTCTGCCTCTTTTTATTTTGATTTCAGGTCTTTATATGTTTATAAAACAAAGGAGATTAAGATGA
- a CDS encoding dihydroorotase family protein, translating to MIDSHVHLRDGLLAEKESIFHALSLACPAGFRGFFDMPNTNPPLTSPEAVLDRFALAERSIKDAGVSAFYAVYGGLTSDSSQIEKMVSFYNEHFPKIVGFKMFAGHSTGNMGIVEKEEQRNVYSALARLGYEGLIAIHCEKESLMNNSIFNIEDPITHSLARPVTAETESIKDQIDLIQSEGFKGHIHICHISTKESIRLVAEAKKRGLNISCGATAHHALLNTEAYKQLGIFVKMNPPLREKEDQRAVFEALISGDVDWIESDHAPHTIEDKKKGASGIPGFAGSLILLKELRKAGCPESRLEELCGKAVNRIFKLDLDYTVPSNAEIEASLPSLRNGYPFDAFEFV from the coding sequence ATGATAGATTCGCATGTTCACCTTAGGGACGGCCTATTGGCCGAAAAAGAGAGCATCTTCCATGCCCTTTCTTTGGCTTGCCCTGCAGGATTTAGGGGCTTTTTTGATATGCCTAATACAAATCCTCCGCTTACATCCCCTGAAGCCGTATTGGATAGATTTGCTCTTGCCGAACGCTCCATAAAAGATGCCGGAGTTTCTGCCTTCTATGCTGTTTACGGCGGCTTAACCTCAGATAGTTCTCAAATAGAAAAAATGGTCTCGTTTTATAATGAGCATTTTCCCAAAATCGTCGGCTTTAAAATGTTCGCCGGACATTCCACAGGAAACATGGGAATTGTCGAAAAAGAAGAGCAGCGTAATGTTTATTCTGCCCTTGCAAGACTAGGTTATGAGGGGCTTATCGCAATTCACTGCGAAAAAGAAAGCCTTATGAATAACTCCATTTTCAATATTGAAGATCCCATAACTCACAGTCTTGCCCGTCCCGTAACAGCCGAAACAGAATCCATAAAAGATCAAATTGACCTTATTCAATCTGAAGGATTTAAGGGGCATATACATATCTGCCACATAAGCACAAAAGAAAGCATAAGACTGGTTGCCGAAGCAAAAAAAAGAGGCCTAAATATCTCGTGCGGAGCTACGGCCCATCACGCTCTTTTAAATACCGAAGCCTATAAACAATTAGGTATCTTTGTCAAGATGAACCCTCCTTTGCGTGAAAAAGAAGATCAAAGAGCCGTTTTTGAAGCCCTTATTTCGGGCGATGTTGACTGGATAGAAAGCGACCATGCCCCTCACACCATTGAAGATAAGAAAAAAGGAGCCTCCGGTATTCCGGGTTTTGCAGGTTCTCTTATTCTTCTAAAAGAACTGCGTAAGGCCGGCTGTCCAGAATCCCGCTTAGAAGAACTTTGCGGAAAGGCCGTAAACCGAATTTTTAAGCTTGATTTGGATTACACCGTTCCTTCAAACGCCGAAATCGAAGCCTCCCTCCCAAGCCTAAGGAACGGCTATCCCTTTGATGCTTTTGAATTTGTGTAA
- a CDS encoding ABC transporter ATP-binding protein: protein MLKVENLSKYYGSKKNPSIGCKNVSFELKTGEITSLLGLNGAGKSSIINCISGYYTPDEGDAFVGKYSVLNDSIEAKKRIGILYEQNPLYANMTVYDFLYFAGQMHGIENDSLHEALNEVIDFCEIDEVRDRLIKGLSKGFKQRVGLAQAVLHDPPLIILDEPASGFDAVQVKDFEKKILHIAKEKTILICTHDLRQAAELCSNHILINKGEIISVGNLLEIKDQLKEGGCEFDSEINYTVLEKAFEFFAGINKNEFRKNK, encoded by the coding sequence ATGCTTAAGGTAGAAAATTTAAGTAAATATTACGGAAGCAAAAAGAATCCTTCTATAGGCTGTAAGAATGTTTCTTTTGAGTTAAAAACAGGAGAAATTACCTCTCTTTTGGGGTTAAACGGTGCCGGTAAAAGCAGTATCATAAACTGCATTTCTGGCTATTATACTCCTGATGAAGGAGATGCTTTTGTCGGTAAATATTCGGTTTTAAATGACAGTATTGAAGCAAAAAAGCGTATAGGTATTTTATATGAACAAAATCCTCTTTATGCAAACATGACAGTTTATGACTTTTTATATTTTGCAGGCCAAATGCACGGAATAGAAAACGATAGCTTGCATGAGGCTTTAAATGAGGTAATCGATTTTTGCGAAATAGATGAAGTCAGGGACAGATTGATTAAGGGCTTGTCAAAGGGTTTTAAGCAGCGTGTCGGTTTGGCTCAAGCTGTTTTGCATGATCCGCCGCTTATCATTTTAGATGAGCCGGCTTCAGGTTTTGATGCGGTACAGGTAAAAGATTTTGAAAAAAAGATCCTGCATATTGCAAAAGAAAAAACTATTTTGATATGCACTCACGATTTAAGACAGGCCGCAGAGCTTTGTTCTAATCATATCTTAATTAATAAGGGTGAAATAATATCTGTAGGAAATCTTTTAGAAATAAAAGATCAGTTAAAAGAAGGCGGCTGCGAGTTTGATTCCGAAATTAATTATACCGTATTGGAAAAAGCTTTTGAATTTTTTGCAGGGATAAATAAAAATGAATTTAGAAAAAACAAATAA
- the pyrF gene encoding orotidine-5'-phosphate decarboxylase: MNYIELLKKSAEKTNNCACMGLDPVLEAIPNKTGNVKENLISFFKELFDKMQEKNLIPAAFKPNIGYYSALDKPREKDFSGSESLAEILSLTEKHFPDIPVILDSKRGDIARSSLNYAIEAFDGWKADAVTVSPYMGSDSILPFISEKYFGKGAYILNRTSNPGAKDFQNLKTDANSNNKPELYIEVAKKIAFYAKEFPGTGAVVGATGMDELKIISGIYAQAGEVPMLIPGVGSQGGDAKTVIDVLKKAGCNLSLIRINSSSGLTHPWKKAPIPENYLELCISNIEKLLSETAIKNISL; encoded by the coding sequence ATGAATTACATCGAATTATTAAAAAAATCGGCAGAAAAAACCAATAACTGTGCGTGCATGGGCTTAGACCCTGTCCTTGAAGCAATTCCAAATAAAACGGGAAATGTAAAAGAAAATCTTATAAGCTTTTTTAAAGAGCTTTTCGATAAGATGCAGGAGAAGAATTTAATTCCTGCGGCCTTTAAACCGAATATAGGTTATTATTCGGCACTCGATAAACCTAGGGAAAAGGATTTTTCGGGTTCAGAAAGCCTTGCAGAAATTTTATCCTTAACCGAAAAGCATTTTCCTGACATTCCTGTCATCCTCGATTCGAAGAGAGGCGATATAGCACGCTCAAGCCTTAACTATGCTATCGAGGCCTTTGACGGATGGAAGGCTGATGCCGTAACGGTAAGCCCCTACATGGGAAGCGACTCTATTCTTCCGTTTATTTCGGAAAAGTATTTTGGGAAGGGAGCCTATATTTTAAACCGGACAAGCAATCCGGGTGCAAAAGATTTTCAAAATCTTAAAACGGATGCAAACAGTAACAACAAGCCTGAGCTTTATATCGAGGTTGCAAAAAAAATCGCTTTTTACGCAAAGGAATTTCCGGGAACGGGAGCTGTTGTCGGTGCTACAGGAATGGACGAGCTTAAAATAATTTCCGGCATTTACGCTCAGGCAGGAGAAGTTCCGATGCTGATTCCGGGAGTCGGCTCCCAAGGCGGAGATGCAAAAACCGTTATAGATGTTCTTAAAAAAGCAGGCTGCAATTTATCCCTTATAAGAATAAACAGTTCTAGCGGCTTGACCCATCCTTGGAAAAAAGCACCTATACCTGAAAACTATTTGGAGCTTTGCATAAGCAATATCGAAAAACTGCTTAGCGAAACTGCAATTAAAAACATCAGTCTGTAG
- a CDS encoding PD-(D/E)XK nuclease family transposase, giving the protein MNEEKILNPKTDWVFKLMFSKGEEGNKALISFLNAFLEDSYGKIKKAEILNTELIRDRPTGETYRLDFLIKTDTGLLVDLEMQQFWKNNYPRRSQMYLLRLASRFLKTEPKEDDFLYAISLSVFGCDVPKNAELVRMPKGSVIQYLYVELNELIVYTMKKKLEEYTLKDFWIRFLANYEEDKKNGMLEELCRLEEGIKMAEATLFRVTDEERRMAIELSNEKYEMYVECERNEARRLGLEEGRAEGRNLGLAEGRAEGRNLGLAEGRSEGLAEGRSEGLAEGRAEGSYQNKLETAKNLLEMGFAMEIISKATGLSKEEVEKL; this is encoded by the coding sequence ATGAATGAAGAAAAAATTTTAAACCCCAAGACCGATTGGGTATTTAAGCTGATGTTTTCCAAAGGCGAGGAAGGAAACAAGGCACTGATAAGTTTTCTAAATGCTTTTTTGGAAGATTCTTACGGTAAAATCAAAAAGGCCGAAATCTTAAACACCGAACTGATTCGGGACAGACCGACCGGAGAAACTTACCGCCTTGATTTTTTAATTAAAACCGACACAGGTCTTCTTGTGGACCTTGAAATGCAGCAGTTTTGGAAAAACAACTATCCAAGACGGAGTCAAATGTATCTTCTGAGGTTAGCCTCACGCTTTTTAAAGACGGAGCCTAAAGAAGACGATTTTTTGTACGCAATAAGCCTTTCGGTTTTCGGCTGCGATGTTCCCAAAAATGCAGAGCTTGTCAGAATGCCCAAAGGCTCCGTAATTCAATATCTTTATGTTGAATTAAACGAGCTAATAGTTTATACTATGAAAAAGAAACTTGAAGAGTACACTCTAAAAGATTTTTGGATAAGATTTTTAGCCAACTATGAAGAAGATAAAAAAAACGGAATGTTGGAAGAATTGTGCAGATTAGAGGAGGGTATAAAAATGGCAGAAGCGACACTCTTTAGGGTAACGGATGAAGAGAGGCGAATGGCAATAGAGCTCTCTAACGAAAAATACGAGATGTATGTAGAATGTGAAAGGAATGAGGCTAGACGGCTGGGTTTAGAGGAAGGGCGAGCCGAAGGAAGAAATCTAGGCTTAGCTGAGGGCCGTGCCGAAGGAAGGAATCTGGGCTTAGCCGAGGGCCGTTCTGAGGGCTTAGCCGAGGGTCGTTCTGAGGGCTTAGCTGAAGGCCGTGCCGAAGGCTCATACCAAAATAAACTTGAAACAGCAAAAAACTTACTTGAAATGGGATTTGCTATGGAAATTATTTCAAAAGCCACCGGCCTAAGCAAAGAAGAAGTGGAAAAACTTTAG
- a CDS encoding ABC transporter permease — protein sequence MNLEKTNKSLLFFIAKKEFKMMYKSSSFYASSLFFLSGAALAFIGTDSWFNAGLSDLKPFFLNIPFLLCVVIPMLTMSVWSDEKKQFTDKLLFSLPVSIRYLVLGKYLSLILVWSIMLGLSLVIPLSVFSLVYFDAGSFFVSYFSVFLFGAGIISISLGLSALSSKTEINFLLSFLTVLFFTLIYPLTKNLNFPILLNSFIGYLSFSSHFESAARGLLDSRDLIFYFVLMVLGIELNVFILTKQRNVR from the coding sequence ATGAATTTAGAAAAAACAAATAAAAGTCTTCTTTTTTTTATTGCAAAAAAAGAATTTAAGATGATGTATAAGAGCTCTTCCTTTTATGCATCTTCTCTTTTTTTTCTGTCGGGTGCAGCTCTTGCCTTTATCGGAACCGATTCATGGTTTAATGCAGGTTTATCGGACTTAAAACCGTTTTTTTTAAATATACCTTTTTTGCTTTGTGTTGTAATTCCTATGCTTACGATGAGTGTATGGAGTGACGAAAAAAAACAATTTACCGATAAGCTTTTGTTTTCTCTGCCTGTCTCAATACGTTATCTTGTGCTCGGCAAATATTTAAGCCTTATTTTAGTTTGGTCTATCATGCTTGGTTTAAGTTTAGTAATACCGCTCTCGGTTTTTTCGTTGGTTTACTTTGATGCTGGTTCTTTTTTTGTTTCTTATTTTTCGGTGTTTTTATTCGGTGCAGGTATTATTTCTATTTCACTCGGGCTTTCTGCCTTAAGCAGTAAAACTGAAATTAATTTTCTGCTTTCGTTTTTGACCGTTTTATTTTTTACCCTTATTTATCCTTTAACAAAAAATTTAAATTTCCCTATATTGTTGAATAGCTTTATAGGCTATCTTTCTTTTAGCTCTCATTTTGAATCGGCAGCTCGCGGACTTTTGGATTCCCGGGATCTTATTTTTTATTTTGTCCTGATGGTCTTAGGTATCGAATTAAATGTTTTTATTTTGACAAAACAAAGGAATGTAAGATGA